A section of the Prochlorococcus sp. MIT 1341 genome encodes:
- a CDS encoding PHP domain-containing protein, producing MKLDSPRTTITSVLSTITPLSCPNLVNFHTHTTCSDGSMHPVDLIKQATSIGLKHISITDHHSIEAYTLIDRWLAETNQQFMDLPTLWTGIEISCLLNKCLIHAIGLGFDRNHKALQPYIYKQAPIGEYLQARKVSESIHDAGGIVLLAHPARYRVGFSTLISAAADIGFDGAEAWYDYDFNPSWQYSTFVCERISTQLNNLGLLSSCGTDSHGKSLLGR from the coding sequence ATGAAATTAGATTCACCTAGAACAACAATTACTTCTGTACTTAGTACAATAACGCCATTAAGTTGCCCTAATCTAGTAAACTTTCATACACATACAACATGTAGTGATGGCAGTATGCATCCTGTCGATCTAATCAAACAGGCAACATCAATTGGCCTAAAACATATTTCCATAACAGATCATCATTCAATAGAAGCATACACATTAATTGATAGATGGCTGGCTGAAACTAATCAGCAATTTATGGACTTACCAACTTTATGGACTGGTATAGAGATTTCTTGTCTTTTAAATAAATGTCTCATACATGCTATAGGTTTAGGATTTGATAGAAATCATAAGGCCTTACAACCGTATATTTATAAACAAGCTCCAATCGGAGAATATTTACAGGCACGAAAGGTTTCAGAGTCAATCCATGATGCAGGTGGAATTGTCTTATTAGCTCATCCTGCACGCTATCGAGTTGGTTTTTCTACATTGATTTCTGCTGCTGCTGATATTGGATTTGATGGAGCCGAGGCATGGTATGACTACGATTTTAACCCTAGCTGGCAATACAGTACTTTTGTCTGTGAACGAATAAGTACACAACTAAATAACCTGGGCCTTCTTTCAAGTTGTGGTACTGACTCACATGGAAAGAGTCTTTTAGGTAGATAG
- the hemJ gene encoding protoporphyrinogen oxidase HemJ translates to MSIPAEAYLWLKALHIIGVVVWFAGLFYLVRLFIYHVEANQFEEELQIAFSKQYSLMERRLANIITTPGMVLTISMAIGLLIVQPSWLSERWMQFKLIFVAFLVLYHILCYRLMGQLQLGKCNWTGQQLRALNELPTLLLVTVVMLVVFKNQFPTNAVTWLIVFLVVFMAASIQFYARWRRLKSSDQNS, encoded by the coding sequence ATGAGCATACCCGCTGAGGCTTACCTATGGTTAAAGGCGCTACATATAATAGGAGTGGTTGTTTGGTTTGCAGGACTTTTTTATTTAGTTAGGTTATTTATATACCATGTAGAAGCCAATCAATTTGAAGAGGAACTTCAGATTGCATTCTCTAAGCAATATTCACTTATGGAAAGAAGATTAGCAAACATAATCACCACACCAGGTATGGTACTAACTATCAGTATGGCTATAGGTCTCCTTATAGTTCAACCTTCATGGCTATCTGAAAGGTGGATGCAATTCAAACTTATTTTTGTTGCCTTTCTTGTTTTATACCATATCCTTTGTTACCGCTTAATGGGCCAGTTACAACTTGGTAAATGTAATTGGACTGGGCAGCAACTTAGAGCCCTTAATGAACTGCCGACTCTTTTATTGGTTACGGTTGTTATGTTGGTTGTCTTTAAAAATCAGTTTCCAACAAATGCAGTTACTTGGCTTATAGTATTTTTAGTGGTCTTTATGGCAGCGTCTATTCAGTTTTATGCACGTTGGCGACGACTCAAATCAAGTGATCAAAATTCATAA
- the uvrC gene encoding excinuclease ABC subunit UvrC — MLSKHNLLRIHSKLERRIEEIPLEPGCYLMRDVADQILYIGKSKNLRNRVRSYFRHSNNHSPRIKLMVKQIDSIDFIVTDSEDEALVLESNLIKDHQPYFNILLKDDKKYPYLCITWSEEYPRIFITRRRRNKNDLDKFYGPYVDVSLLRKTLLLVKKMFPLRQRPIPLYHDRVCLNYSIGRCPGVCQKYITPEDYHLTVKKVAMIFQGRNEELVKLLKIQMNKLSERMDYESAALIRDQIKGLDQLTSSQKMAFPDSRLSLDAIALSNDENVAVVQIFQMRLGKLIGTICYKTDRYNQDQSLILQRIMEEHYANTEGFDIPSEIITQFVLPQNTLIQNWLTELKGSKVSIKLPLRHTKAKLVKLVERNANYELINLKRGYEQNELATEDLAQLLQMEELPRRIEGYDISHIQGSDPVGSQVVFIDGLPAKQHYRKYKIKNPKLTTGYNDDYASLGEVITRRFRKWSKLKRSQVDFQKSKSSKPSLLANSSTNDWPDLILIDGGKGQLTAVFNVLKELGLSEDINICSLAKQREEVFIPGLNTPLISDPNQIGIKLLRRVRDESHRFALTFHRQQRSQRMRRSSLRDISGLGTQRIKDLLNYFHSIDAIKMAKIRELEEVEGIGPNTAKEIYNYFHPSS, encoded by the coding sequence ATTTTGTCAAAACATAATTTGCTAAGAATACACTCCAAGCTTGAGCGAAGAATTGAAGAAATTCCCCTTGAGCCTGGTTGCTATTTAATGAGAGATGTAGCAGATCAAATTTTATATATTGGTAAATCTAAAAACTTACGTAATAGAGTTAGGAGTTATTTTAGGCACTCAAATAATCATAGTCCCAGGATAAAATTAATGGTTAAGCAGATAGATTCTATAGATTTCATAGTTACCGATTCTGAAGATGAAGCTTTAGTTCTAGAGTCGAATCTAATTAAAGACCATCAACCGTATTTCAATATCTTACTTAAAGATGATAAAAAATATCCATATTTGTGTATTACATGGAGTGAGGAGTATCCAAGAATATTTATAACTAGACGTCGACGAAATAAAAATGATCTGGATAAGTTCTATGGCCCATATGTAGACGTGTCACTTCTTAGAAAAACTCTATTGTTAGTAAAAAAGATGTTCCCATTAAGACAAAGGCCTATACCCTTATATCACGATAGAGTATGTTTAAATTACTCAATAGGTCGTTGTCCTGGAGTTTGTCAGAAGTATATCACACCAGAAGATTATCATCTTACTGTTAAAAAGGTAGCCATGATATTTCAAGGTCGAAATGAAGAGTTGGTGAAACTTTTGAAAATACAGATGAACAAACTATCAGAACGTATGGATTATGAATCAGCAGCATTAATAAGAGATCAAATCAAAGGTTTAGATCAGCTAACTTCAAGTCAAAAAATGGCATTCCCAGATTCAAGACTTTCCCTTGATGCTATAGCGCTTTCAAATGATGAGAATGTTGCAGTGGTACAGATATTTCAAATGAGATTGGGGAAACTTATCGGAACCATCTGTTATAAAACTGATAGATATAATCAGGACCAATCGTTGATATTACAGAGAATTATGGAGGAACATTATGCAAATACTGAAGGTTTTGACATACCATCTGAAATTATAACTCAATTTGTTTTACCCCAAAATACACTAATTCAAAATTGGTTAACGGAATTAAAGGGTAGTAAAGTTAGTATTAAATTACCTCTACGTCATACCAAGGCAAAATTAGTAAAATTAGTAGAACGTAATGCTAATTATGAGCTGATAAATCTTAAGAGGGGTTATGAGCAAAATGAACTCGCAACAGAAGACCTGGCTCAATTATTGCAGATGGAAGAGTTGCCTCGTAGGATTGAAGGCTATGACATCAGTCATATACAGGGGTCAGACCCCGTTGGGTCTCAAGTTGTATTCATAGATGGATTACCAGCTAAGCAACATTATAGGAAATATAAGATTAAGAATCCTAAATTAACTACTGGCTATAATGATGACTATGCATCTCTGGGTGAAGTAATAACTAGAAGATTTAGGAAATGGTCGAAGCTAAAAAGGTCACAAGTAGATTTTCAGAAATCTAAATCTTCTAAACCTTCACTACTAGCAAATTCCTCTACTAATGATTGGCCAGACCTTATCCTGATAGATGGAGGCAAGGGACAACTAACAGCCGTTTTTAATGTCCTAAAAGAGCTAGGGCTTTCTGAGGATATCAATATTTGTTCGTTAGCCAAACAAAGGGAGGAAGTCTTTATTCCAGGTCTAAATACTCCACTTATTTCAGATCCGAATCAGATAGGTATCAAACTACTTAGGCGTGTAAGAGATGAATCACACAGATTCGCTTTAACTTTTCACCGACAGCAACGAAGTCAGCGAATGAGACGAAGCAGTCTTAGGGATATATCAGGACTTGGCACGCAAAGAATAAAAGATTTACTTAACTATTTTCATTCCATAGATGCAATAAAAATGGCTAAAATTAGGGAATTAGAAGAAGTTGAAGGTATAGGTCCTAATACTGCGAAAGAAATATATAACTACTTTCACCCTAGTTCATAA
- a CDS encoding flavin reductase family protein, whose protein sequence is MPIDAEAKKVLLRKIPHGLFICGVREGDVVNGFTASWVTQGSFEPPLVVMAVRSEGTSHDIILRTRKFSLNVLRSDQKELAAVFFKPQEALGGRFEASPFSFGELGLPILDDSLGGIECELVGDVRHGDHTVFVGEVKAAKLINDTDPLILSATGWEYGG, encoded by the coding sequence ATGCCGATTGACGCTGAAGCAAAGAAAGTACTCCTTCGTAAGATTCCACATGGGCTTTTTATATGTGGTGTACGCGAGGGTGATGTTGTTAATGGTTTTACAGCCAGCTGGGTGACACAGGGATCTTTCGAACCTCCATTAGTTGTAATGGCTGTTCGATCGGAAGGGACTAGTCATGACATTATTCTAAGAACCAGGAAGTTTTCATTGAATGTCCTGAGATCTGATCAAAAGGAACTTGCAGCAGTGTTTTTCAAACCTCAGGAAGCACTTGGAGGTCGTTTTGAGGCCTCACCGTTTAGTTTTGGCGAATTAGGATTGCCAATTCTTGATGATTCACTAGGGGGAATTGAATGTGAATTAGTTGGTGACGTTAGGCATGGAGACCACACTGTTTTTGTTGGAGAGGTTAAGGCAGCAAAATTAATCAACGATACTGACCCACTAATCTTGTCAGCAACAGGTTGGGAATATGGCGGATGA
- the coaD gene encoding pantetheine-phosphate adenylyltransferase has translation MRVLYPGSFDPLTNGHLDLIERGVELFGEVVVAVLHNTDKVPTFSLEKRVHQIQQSTKHLRGVEIVSFEGLTVDCAKDEKCTLILRGLRALSDFEYELQLAHTNRSLACNTETVFLATTAHHSFLSSSVVKEVAKFGGNISHLVPEIVANELKLLFNK, from the coding sequence ATGAGAGTTCTTTATCCCGGAAGCTTTGATCCACTAACAAATGGTCATTTAGACCTAATAGAAAGAGGTGTTGAGCTCTTTGGAGAAGTTGTGGTTGCAGTATTGCACAATACGGATAAGGTCCCTACTTTTAGCCTAGAGAAAAGAGTTCATCAAATCCAACAATCTACAAAACATTTGAGAGGTGTTGAAATTGTAAGCTTTGAAGGTCTTACTGTTGATTGTGCTAAAGATGAAAAATGTACACTCATCCTAAGAGGACTTAGGGCTTTGAGTGACTTTGAATACGAACTACAATTGGCACATACAAACAGGTCATTGGCTTGCAATACAGAAACAGTATTCCTGGCCACTACAGCACATCACAGTTTCCTAAGTAGTTCGGTGGTTAAGGAGGTAGCTAAATTTGGTGGGAACATAAGCCATCTTGTACCAGAAATAGTGGCAAACGAACTAAAATTGCTTTTTAATAAATAA
- the dacB gene encoding D-alanyl-D-alanine carboxypeptidase/D-alanyl-D-alanine-endopeptidase, translating into MRMPLLHNLILGSIASPLIFHVLNDTQILNAQVSNYSNSNRFSHQKSTSISKGSSCASISNSVKKVIGRDQGKWSLTIIDRNSNVLADVNGSTPRIPASNLKLLSTAFALEKLGPNFLLSTSLYKRKGDQYEILGEGDPDLNEEKLKRIVDSLKVNLPKTPYFKSNPTLTIREEPSDHWWPNGWKTTDKNESYGAPITRLAIHSNTSSESLKDPTGVIKLTISSLSDIKQKGIIFKTSPFKKLIESRFSNQLLHREYSAPMIALLSLSNAESHNFTAEVLLRNASRTWVPKKAAQQLLRWLKDKKIPTQNIRIYDGSGLSRNNLLTTRSLTSILYYMSTRPNFPYYISSLAVAGQRGTLADFTSNTSINGRFYGKTGTLDGVRSLSGYMESPNGYLYLSIISNGAMEADLKLPLIIEKIYQYSLCNFTHKETL; encoded by the coding sequence ATGAGAATGCCATTATTACACAATTTGATTTTGGGTTCAATTGCTTCTCCACTTATTTTTCATGTTTTAAATGACACTCAAATACTTAATGCTCAGGTCTCAAATTATTCTAACTCCAATCGATTCTCACATCAAAAATCAACTTCTATATCAAAGGGATCTTCCTGTGCTTCTATCTCAAATTCCGTTAAAAAAGTAATTGGTAGGGACCAAGGCAAATGGAGTTTAACGATTATTGATAGAAATTCGAATGTATTAGCGGATGTTAATGGATCTACACCCCGAATACCCGCCTCTAATCTTAAATTATTATCCACAGCATTTGCTCTTGAGAAATTAGGCCCAAACTTTTTACTAAGTACATCGCTTTATAAGAGAAAAGGTGATCAATACGAAATTTTGGGGGAAGGAGATCCTGATCTGAATGAAGAAAAACTTAAACGTATAGTAGATTCACTTAAGGTTAATCTACCAAAAACTCCCTATTTTAAGAGTAATCCAACCCTTACAATTAGGGAGGAGCCCTCTGATCATTGGTGGCCAAATGGTTGGAAGACTACAGATAAAAATGAGTCCTATGGAGCACCTATTACTCGATTAGCAATTCATAGCAATACATCATCAGAATCCCTAAAAGATCCTACAGGTGTTATTAAATTAACAATTAGCTCTTTATCTGATATTAAGCAAAAGGGTATAATATTTAAAACTAGCCCATTCAAAAAATTAATAGAATCGCGATTTTCTAATCAATTGCTGCACAGAGAGTATTCTGCACCAATGATTGCCTTACTAAGCCTCTCTAACGCAGAAAGTCATAATTTTACAGCTGAGGTCCTTCTCAGAAATGCATCAAGAACTTGGGTCCCTAAAAAGGCTGCACAACAATTGCTGAGATGGTTAAAAGATAAAAAAATTCCAACTCAAAATATTAGAATTTATGATGGTAGTGGCTTATCTCGAAATAACCTTCTTACAACGAGGAGCTTAACAAGTATCCTTTACTATATGTCTACGAGGCCAAACTTTCCCTATTATATTTCATCCCTTGCAGTTGCTGGACAAAGGGGCACATTAGCTGATTTCACTTCAAATACCTCAATTAATGGTAGATTCTATGGTAAGACTGGAACGTTAGATGGTGTTAGATCCCTTTCAGGGTATATGGAGAGTCCAAATGGCTATCTTTATCTTAGTATAATCTCAAATGGTGCTATGGAAGCTGATCTAAAGTTACCATTAATCATAGAAAAAATTTATCAATATAGTTTATGTAATTTCACCCATAAAGAGACCCTCTAG
- a CDS encoding DUF4330 domain-containing protein, whose amino-acid sequence MNKYLFGKKLTFNPIDLFGLIISILAVVAVFWSPRINTIHSRIKGDSSSLILTVDVRGLSIENKSEFISEAIKEKELEVYVRNQPTGKLKIVNIDDLSKLKTITPDDNLVNLRFILVGSGISTKNGLLIAGTKVKIGVPILLEGLTYRFKGNVSNIRYK is encoded by the coding sequence ATGAACAAGTATTTGTTTGGGAAAAAGTTAACTTTCAACCCAATTGACTTATTTGGGTTGATTATTTCTATATTGGCTGTGGTAGCAGTGTTCTGGTCACCAAGAATCAACACAATACATTCTAGAATAAAAGGGGACTCTTCCTCTTTAATTTTAACAGTAGATGTTAGAGGTTTATCTATTGAAAACAAGTCAGAGTTCATAAGTGAGGCAATCAAAGAGAAGGAGCTAGAGGTATACGTTCGAAATCAACCGACAGGAAAGTTGAAAATAGTAAACATTGATGATTTGTCTAAACTAAAGACCATTACACCGGATGATAATTTAGTTAACCTTAGATTTATACTAGTTGGATCAGGTATTTCTACAAAGAATGGTCTATTAATTGCAGGAACAAAAGTCAAAATTGGTGTTCCAATTTTACTGGAAGGTCTCACTTATAGGTTTAAAGGTAATGTCAGCAATATAAGGTACAAATAA
- a CDS encoding DUF1995 family protein, with translation MHEVLPKDLREAEFRLFKSSIASLGKNPLGRWIVTLKFEGLKLLPLVIRYSRELLKSHKNHYLAFPDAGATALAKREYPEMSEKIFSFNEVKTKQLVQPNILLAVMPTPPDFEIFEDIANKYSGPIVMINGNLEDSVVGIGSVARDRRKRFLSSWNVSYWLEPLKAGALMKAFPSDWILFQLTDQGYSYKSKFTDKPTSEEIYELL, from the coding sequence ATGCATGAAGTTTTACCCAAGGACTTACGCGAAGCGGAGTTCAGATTATTCAAATCCTCTATTGCGTCTTTAGGCAAAAACCCTTTAGGTAGGTGGATTGTCACCTTAAAGTTTGAAGGTTTAAAACTATTGCCACTGGTAATTAGATATAGCCGTGAATTACTCAAATCTCACAAGAATCATTATTTAGCATTTCCGGATGCAGGAGCAACAGCACTAGCAAAAAGGGAATATCCAGAAATGTCAGAAAAGATTTTTTCATTCAATGAAGTTAAAACTAAACAATTAGTACAACCTAATATTTTATTAGCTGTTATGCCTACCCCTCCTGATTTTGAGATTTTTGAAGATATAGCTAATAAGTATTCCGGTCCGATTGTTATGATAAATGGTAATTTAGAGGATTCTGTTGTTGGTATAGGAAGCGTTGCTAGGGATAGACGTAAAAGGTTCCTGTCATCCTGGAATGTAAGTTACTGGCTAGAACCATTAAAGGCTGGTGCTCTAATGAAGGCCTTCCCCTCTGATTGGATCTTATTTCAGTTAACTGACCAAGGTTATTCTTATAAGTCAAAATTTACCGATAAACCTACATCTGAAGAAATTTATGAGCTTCTATAA
- a CDS encoding cysteine desulfurase family protein: MKDNYNAPQIYLDAAATAKPSNDVLSVVNDSQLHYWGNSSSLHHEGIRALKHLERCRISISKALGSLPEHVVFTSGATESIDLALRLSITNLTPARIVISSVEHPAGRQAALNLEQLGWEIVEWPVDDLGCIDLSYSEELLSEPTKIVSIIWGQSEIGTLQPVFDIARQCRNRGIKFHTDATQILPHGLINWEKLDFDFLSGSAHKLQGPKGVGFLLIRHKCVLPTPSNSHTVEYGLRAGTVPVPLVSGLSKSIDLVKESTDVINSNNIKGNLDVFRKTILLRQKLKEIVGVNFTGHPTIRLPNHISMLVSDKNDNPINSRVLVYNLSKLGLYASSGTACSSGNNQSSLVLRAMNIEDRYLRSGLRFSLGPWTTDTEIDLIPSILSRAIHESLDSQR, translated from the coding sequence ATGAAAGATAACTATAACGCTCCTCAAATTTATCTAGATGCAGCTGCAACCGCCAAACCATCGAACGATGTTTTATCTGTGGTCAATGATTCACAACTGCATTATTGGGGCAACTCTTCCTCCCTTCATCATGAAGGCATTAGAGCTTTAAAACATCTTGAAAGATGTCGAATTTCAATATCAAAGGCGCTTGGTTCACTTCCTGAACATGTTGTATTTACATCTGGGGCAACCGAATCTATTGATTTAGCCTTACGTTTATCTATAACAAATCTAACCCCTGCACGTATAGTAATTTCTTCTGTAGAACACCCTGCAGGACGCCAGGCCGCTTTAAATCTGGAACAATTGGGTTGGGAAATTGTAGAATGGCCTGTTGATGACCTTGGCTGTATAGATTTATCTTATTCTGAAGAACTTTTAAGCGAACCTACAAAAATTGTTTCTATTATTTGGGGACAGTCTGAAATAGGAACTCTTCAGCCAGTTTTTGATATAGCTCGGCAATGTCGAAATAGAGGAATTAAATTTCATACAGATGCTACTCAGATTTTGCCTCATGGTCTTATAAATTGGGAAAAATTAGACTTTGACTTTCTAAGTGGATCAGCCCACAAATTGCAAGGTCCTAAGGGGGTTGGTTTCCTTTTAATACGTCATAAATGTGTTTTACCAACACCGAGTAATTCTCACACCGTTGAGTACGGTTTACGGGCTGGAACAGTCCCTGTACCTCTGGTCTCTGGATTGAGCAAATCCATTGATTTAGTAAAGGAGAGTACTGATGTGATCAATTCCAATAATATCAAGGGCAATTTAGATGTTTTTAGAAAAACTATTTTATTAAGGCAGAAATTAAAGGAGATAGTTGGGGTTAATTTTACCGGGCACCCCACAATTAGACTACCTAACCATATTTCGATGTTGGTATCAGACAAGAATGACAATCCTATTAACTCGCGAGTTTTAGTTTATAACCTTTCAAAGTTAGGTTTATACGCCAGTAGCGGAACTGCTTGTAGCTCAGGTAATAACCAAAGTAGCCTAGTGTTACGAGCAATGAATATAGAAGATAGATATCTAAGATCAGGTCTAAGGTTTAGTCTGGGACCCTGGACCACAGACACAGAAATAGACCTGATCCCTTCAATACTCTCCAGAGCTATACACGAATCCTTAGATTCACAACGCTAA
- the dapF gene encoding diaminopimelate epimerase, protein MNDSSDYLMKSLIKFFKYHGLGNDFILFDYLEEGISDTHYSLNKEFIMRICSRNFGIGADGVIFALPSKNEYDVLMRIFNSDGTEAEMCGNGIRCLTKYLFDKEIISSKPKLSISTLAGPIQVSLTKNKDVSVDMGRPLLKPNSIPTTMPMSEFGLPKTSITLDGMKLNVCSVGMGNPHMIVRFDDLENLQLYTVGPKLESHKFFPLKTNVHFLKVISKTHLQIKVWERGCGETLACGTGACATLVAAHLLGLADNSNVEVSLPGGSLYISWPNRDSSVFMTGSAELVFEGVLPCDLEKHFHSSLNS, encoded by the coding sequence TTGAATGATTCTTCTGACTACCTTATGAAATCTTTAATTAAATTTTTTAAATACCATGGTCTGGGTAATGATTTTATCCTTTTTGATTATCTGGAGGAGGGTATTTCTGATACACACTATTCTTTGAATAAGGAGTTTATAATGAGAATTTGTAGTAGAAACTTTGGAATAGGAGCAGATGGCGTAATTTTTGCTTTACCTTCAAAGAACGAATATGATGTATTGATGCGAATTTTCAATTCTGATGGCACTGAGGCAGAGATGTGTGGCAATGGAATTCGATGTCTTACAAAGTATCTATTTGATAAAGAAATTATTTCAAGCAAACCCAAATTATCCATATCAACATTGGCTGGCCCAATTCAAGTTAGTCTAACAAAGAATAAGGATGTAAGTGTTGATATGGGACGCCCTCTACTTAAACCAAATTCGATTCCTACAACAATGCCTATGTCAGAGTTCGGATTGCCTAAAACTTCAATAACTTTAGACGGCATGAAATTAAATGTCTGTTCAGTTGGAATGGGTAATCCTCATATGATTGTGCGGTTTGATGATTTGGAAAATCTTCAACTTTATACTGTAGGTCCTAAATTGGAGTCTCATAAATTTTTTCCATTAAAGACTAATGTTCATTTTTTAAAAGTAATCAGTAAAACGCATTTACAAATTAAAGTTTGGGAAAGAGGTTGCGGCGAAACGCTAGCCTGTGGGACTGGGGCCTGCGCGACACTTGTAGCTGCTCATTTACTTGGTCTAGCAGATAATTCCAACGTAGAAGTGAGTTTACCAGGTGGAAGTTTATATATTTCATGGCCTAATAGGGACTCATCTGTCTTTATGACCGGAAGTGCAGAACTGGTATTTGAAGGTGTTTTGCCCTGTGATCTTGAAAAACATTTTCATTCAAGTTTAAATTCTTAA